One stretch of Candidatus Bathyarchaeia archaeon DNA includes these proteins:
- a CDS encoding DUF3194 domain-containing protein yields the protein MDLGIPELTDEQVEVVSEAAENAARKYIFSKVTQKLVNTLDISVEAEGIKPVNFAVEINLVLAPEAKDVGEKALADEALKKAFEAIESSLRKLT from the coding sequence GTGGACCTTGGTATACCTGAATTGACGGACGAGCAGGTTGAAGTCGTCAGCGAGGCTGCCGAGAACGCCGCCAGAAAATACATTTTTTCCAAAGTAACCCAAAAACTTGTCAACACCTTAGACATTAGCGTTGAGGCGGAAGGCATTAAACCCGTAAATTTCGCCGTCGAAATCAACTTGGTTTTGGCGCCTGAAGCCAAAGACGTAGGGGAGAAGGCGTTGGCGGATGAAGCTCTAAAGAAAGCCTTTGAAGCGATAGAAAGCAGCCTGAGAAAACTAACATGA
- a CDS encoding prefoldin subunit beta, translating into MSDELSKLPPQVQERLMRLQQLQQTLQTILQQKQQVDMEVAEIDQTLAELGKTADDAVIYKAAGSILVKSEKAKVNTDLNERKDLLATRQTVLARQEERMRSQLKDIQTQLQSDLSPASSPPPA; encoded by the coding sequence ATGAGTGATGAACTATCCAAGTTACCTCCTCAAGTCCAAGAACGTCTTATGAGGCTCCAGCAGCTCCAGCAAACCTTACAAACCATTTTGCAACAGAAACAGCAAGTTGACATGGAAGTTGCCGAAATTGACCAAACTCTCGCCGAACTAGGCAAAACCGCTGACGACGCTGTAATCTACAAAGCCGCTGGCAGCATCCTGGTCAAATCTGAGAAAGCTAAAGTCAACACCGACCTAAATGAACGCAAAGACCTCCTCGCTACGAGGCAAACGGTGCTGGCACGCCAAGAAGAACGCATGCGCAGCCAACTTAAAGACATCCAGACGCAGTTGCAGTCGGACCTTAGCCCTGCTTCTTCGCCGCCGCCAGCCTAA
- a CDS encoding ABC transporter substrate-binding protein, giving the protein MSHKILDRKAVSKLQAIILILVVAVCAVGGTAAYYLTLPESDTSTPTPSPTSTPTPTAAPTPTASPSLTVVDYAGRTVTFDGPIESIASNYPISTEAILFLGGEDKIIGCDGSNYANAFMTSLYPKIAQATDIGYPWNLNMEQVVALEPSVFVTAGNNKDAADQLATLGVPTVCLSFETPEDFNNALTIIGELLGNEEEAATAVQYFTSMTQSITDQTQNLADSSKPTVMFASYGAQKKYALQTPGEGMLQNNMIEMSGGISVSADQPGGWNQISMEQVAAWNPDIVIVTSYASNVSTTDLKSQIMSDDAWNVTNAKLDGKVYAFAQDWEAWDSPTPKWILGLCWLGTHIQPDLFASMDLTNAASSFYQNFYGISYADAGVQGDV; this is encoded by the coding sequence ATGTCTCATAAAATACTGGATAGAAAAGCTGTAAGCAAACTACAAGCCATAATTTTAATCCTTGTTGTAGCAGTTTGCGCAGTCGGCGGCACAGCTGCCTACTACTTAACCCTCCCCGAATCCGATACGTCTACCCCCACTCCCTCTCCGACCTCTACGCCAACCCCAACTGCTGCTCCGACTCCAACTGCGTCTCCCAGCTTAACGGTCGTTGACTATGCTGGGCGAACCGTAACCTTTGATGGACCCATCGAAAGCATCGCTTCCAACTACCCCATCTCCACTGAAGCAATCCTGTTCTTAGGCGGCGAAGACAAAATCATCGGCTGCGACGGGTCTAACTACGCTAACGCGTTCATGACTTCTCTTTACCCCAAAATTGCTCAGGCAACGGACATCGGCTACCCTTGGAACCTTAACATGGAACAAGTTGTCGCTTTGGAACCCAGCGTCTTCGTAACCGCGGGCAACAACAAAGACGCCGCTGACCAACTGGCTACCCTGGGTGTGCCAACAGTTTGCTTAAGCTTTGAAACCCCCGAAGACTTCAATAACGCTTTGACCATAATAGGCGAACTCTTAGGCAACGAAGAAGAAGCTGCAACCGCTGTCCAGTACTTCACCTCCATGACCCAGTCAATCACCGACCAAACCCAAAACTTAGCCGACTCAAGCAAACCCACCGTGATGTTTGCCAGCTACGGCGCTCAAAAGAAGTACGCGCTTCAAACCCCTGGTGAAGGCATGCTGCAAAATAACATGATAGAAATGAGCGGCGGAATCTCTGTTTCAGCCGACCAACCCGGCGGATGGAACCAGATATCCATGGAGCAAGTTGCCGCTTGGAACCCCGACATCGTAATTGTCACCAGCTACGCCTCCAACGTCTCCACAACCGACCTCAAAAGCCAGATAATGTCTGATGATGCATGGAACGTCACCAACGCCAAACTTGACGGGAAAGTTTACGCCTTCGCGCAAGACTGGGAAGCCTGGGATTCCCCAACACCGAAATGGATCCTTGGTTTATGCTGGCTTGGTACGCACATTCAGCCTGACTTGTTTGCTTCAATGGACCTCACCAACGCAGCAAGCAGCTTCTATCAGAATTTCTACGGCATCAGCTACGCAGACGCAGGAGTCCAAGGAGACGTATAG
- a CDS encoding ABC transporter ATP-binding protein, which translates to MVTLQVKDVNFSYENGFCLKDISFSADAGQLCAFFGPNACGKTTLLKCLCGVFRLKHGAILFNNVDLTTLKSTAVSKILSYVPQIHEASFSYSVMEMVLMGRNPYVNHFSTPRKADVTKSLNALAALNLHHLRNESFTEISGGQQKLVLIARALAQETPIMLLDEPTAHLDFKNKLLVLKGIKKLVKEQELIVLMSLHDPNEVLLVADQVIMMNDGKILLQGTTDEVLTVDAIRTIYGVDTEIWSSGTQKVFVPSMNFQTGDFT; encoded by the coding sequence ATGGTGACCCTCCAAGTAAAAGACGTGAACTTCTCGTACGAAAACGGCTTCTGCTTAAAAGATATCTCGTTTTCGGCAGATGCTGGTCAACTTTGCGCATTTTTTGGCCCCAACGCTTGCGGAAAAACAACTTTGCTTAAATGTTTGTGCGGTGTTTTCAGACTGAAACATGGCGCCATCCTTTTCAACAACGTTGATTTAACCACATTGAAGTCCACAGCTGTTTCCAAGATTCTTTCGTATGTGCCTCAAATTCATGAAGCCTCTTTCTCCTACAGCGTCATGGAAATGGTGCTCATGGGAAGAAACCCCTACGTGAACCATTTTTCCACTCCCCGCAAGGCAGACGTAACCAAAAGCTTGAATGCACTTGCCGCCTTAAACCTGCATCACCTGCGAAATGAGTCCTTCACCGAAATTAGCGGTGGACAACAAAAGCTGGTTTTGATTGCCCGCGCCTTAGCACAGGAAACGCCCATTATGCTGCTTGACGAACCCACAGCCCATTTGGACTTTAAAAATAAGCTTTTGGTGCTCAAAGGCATCAAGAAACTGGTTAAAGAACAAGAGCTGATTGTTCTGATGTCTTTGCATGACCCTAACGAAGTTCTGTTGGTCGCCGACCAAGTCATCATGATGAATGATGGAAAAATCCTTTTACAGGGAACCACCGATGAAGTCCTCACAGTTGATGCTATAAGAACAATTTATGGCGTGGACACCGAAATCTGGAGTTCTGGCACCCAAAAAGTGTTTGTGCCTTCTATGAATTTCCAAACAGGTGACTTTACTTGA
- a CDS encoding radical SAM protein — protein sequence MKTTKNLLTLANQACTFQAVKKTRGVRITNKCARVPICYYCNYMNEPVYTMTIQETIDRVTELRKVGVNRITLVSGWLGYQNTMSVPYLKALRNEFADLEISAAAGPISKSSLKALKDAGLNQYGCNLEATPEILVKIKGFNDIPERIETLRYAKDVGLKVSSGYIIGIGETPEQLTRLLEIIGTVDPDNVFMTPFEPYPDTPMSDASAPTIKQIAETVAKTRLMFKEKVLGLRIIRQGNFIPVEFLSLMVYAGINLVAPAPEIKDMSVEHFRNELKASIQDPARTEQNLRSKGISQNEITEFNEIAASLNL from the coding sequence TTGAAAACCACAAAAAACCTTCTAACTTTAGCAAACCAAGCCTGCACTTTTCAGGCTGTCAAAAAAACCCGTGGAGTAAGAATAACCAACAAATGCGCCCGCGTCCCAATATGCTATTACTGTAACTACATGAATGAACCCGTCTACACCATGACCATCCAAGAAACCATAGACCGCGTAACGGAGCTTAGAAAAGTGGGCGTAAACAGAATCACTTTGGTTTCAGGCTGGCTGGGCTACCAAAACACCATGTCGGTTCCTTACCTAAAAGCGCTAAGAAACGAATTTGCCGATTTAGAAATCAGCGCCGCCGCGGGCCCCATTTCAAAAAGCAGCCTGAAAGCACTAAAAGACGCTGGATTAAACCAGTATGGATGCAACCTTGAAGCAACCCCTGAGATTCTTGTTAAAATCAAAGGCTTTAACGACATTCCCGAACGGATTGAAACCCTCAGATACGCCAAGGATGTTGGCTTAAAAGTGTCCTCAGGCTACATCATCGGGATAGGCGAAACCCCCGAGCAGCTCACCCGACTGCTTGAAATAATCGGAACCGTTGACCCTGACAATGTTTTCATGACCCCCTTTGAACCCTACCCAGACACGCCCATGAGCGACGCATCCGCCCCCACCATTAAGCAAATAGCGGAAACTGTAGCCAAAACCCGGTTGATGTTTAAAGAAAAAGTGTTGGGGCTTAGGATAATCCGTCAAGGTAACTTTATTCCTGTGGAGTTTTTGAGTTTGATGGTGTACGCGGGGATTAACTTGGTGGCGCCCGCACCAGAAATCAAAGACATGTCGGTTGAGCATTTCCGAAATGAACTCAAAGCCAGCATCCAAGACCCCGCAAGAACCGAGCAAAACCTGCGTAGCAAGGGCATAAGCCAAAACGAAATAACGGAGTTCAACGAAATTGCCGCTTCCTTGAATTTATGA
- a CDS encoding archaeal proteasome endopeptidase complex subunit alpha: MSVFAAPGAYDRAITVFSPDGRLFQVEYAMELVNRGATILGIQSPEGTVLGAEESIEPLEEAGYSWKIFRVDEHIGAAIVGLASDARILIDQARIYAQSNKLTYDEPIDTEIVTKRIVDIQQMYTQHAGVRPFGVSLIFGGVDKTGPRVFGTHPSGTYRGYKATALGAGRETVLNIFKEEYKDGLSLEDTKKLAVKCLVKALEARTLPPRIKLAVISNETKKLEMLSDEAVDVYIKQFSSGK, from the coding sequence ATGTCCGTATTTGCAGCACCAGGAGCATACGACCGCGCGATTACAGTTTTTTCACCTGACGGAAGGCTTTTCCAAGTTGAGTACGCCATGGAACTCGTCAACCGGGGCGCAACCATCCTCGGCATCCAAAGCCCAGAAGGCACCGTCCTTGGCGCAGAAGAATCAATCGAACCCCTCGAAGAAGCAGGGTACAGCTGGAAAATCTTCCGCGTCGATGAACACATCGGCGCCGCCATCGTGGGCCTCGCAAGTGACGCCCGCATACTCATCGACCAAGCCCGCATATATGCACAAAGCAACAAACTAACCTACGACGAACCCATCGACACCGAAATCGTCACCAAACGCATCGTCGACATCCAACAAATGTACACCCAACACGCAGGTGTCCGACCCTTCGGCGTCAGTCTAATCTTTGGCGGAGTTGACAAAACAGGACCGCGCGTCTTCGGAACTCACCCAAGCGGAACCTACCGCGGCTACAAAGCCACAGCCTTAGGTGCAGGTCGCGAAACCGTCCTAAACATTTTCAAAGAAGAATACAAAGATGGGCTTTCACTGGAAGATACCAAAAAGCTCGCCGTGAAATGCTTAGTCAAAGCTCTCGAAGCCCGAACCCTGCCGCCCAGAATCAAACTTGCCGTCATCTCAAACGAAACCAAAAAGCTAGAAATGCTCTCGGACGAAGCTGTGGACGTATACATCAAACAGTTCAGTTCGGGCAAGTGA
- a CDS encoding ribosome assembly factor SBDS → MSGKFTIARYTKDNTHFEVLVKPEKALDYRNGKISGITEVLAAETIFSDANKGTRIPDDDLKKAFGTTDPLKIADSIIKKGQLQLTTEQRRKMVEEKRRQVIDYISRQAVDPKTNLPHPPMRIENAMEQIRYPIDPYKSIEEQARDIIKLLRPILPLKVEQISVGTRIPAQYAQRAYGAIKAFGPIKKEEWRSDGSWFGVIEMPAGSYASFLNKLGDMTKGSGEAKIIS, encoded by the coding sequence ATGAGCGGAAAGTTCACCATCGCTAGGTACACAAAAGACAACACCCACTTTGAAGTCTTGGTGAAACCCGAAAAAGCCCTTGACTACCGCAACGGCAAAATTTCAGGCATCACTGAGGTTTTAGCAGCTGAAACTATATTCAGTGACGCAAACAAAGGCACCCGCATACCCGACGATGACTTAAAGAAAGCCTTCGGCACAACCGACCCTCTTAAAATCGCCGACAGCATCATCAAAAAAGGTCAACTGCAGCTTACCACCGAGCAGCGGCGAAAGATGGTGGAGGAAAAACGCCGGCAAGTCATCGACTACATCAGCCGCCAAGCCGTTGACCCTAAAACTAACCTGCCGCATCCGCCGATGCGTATTGAAAACGCGATGGAACAAATCCGCTATCCTATTGACCCATACAAAAGTATTGAAGAACAAGCTCGTGACATAATTAAGCTTCTCAGACCAATTTTGCCGCTTAAAGTTGAGCAAATCTCAGTTGGCACCCGCATACCTGCACAGTACGCCCAACGCGCCTACGGAGCTATCAAAGCTTTTGGTCCCATCAAAAAGGAGGAATGGCGCAGTGACGGTTCCTGGTTTGGCGTAATCGAAATGCCCGCGGGCAGCTATGCTTCTTTTCTCAACAAGTTAGGCGACATGACCAAAGGTAGCGGAGAAGCAAAAATAATCAGTTAA
- the rrp4 gene encoding exosome complex RNA-binding protein Rrp4: MPTYFEAKQLVTPGEFLAEGEYQTGENTYLEAGKIYASRIGLVDLDNKKVNVVALRSFYVPKVGDIIIGSVKEVGFNGWTIDIKAPYDALLRASDVLSRPFKPQNDELCQFLDQGDLIVAKIASYDRAHDPQLTVGEPGLGKITRGQLMHVTPTKIPRVIGRKGSMISMIKQETNCQIILGLNGVILVTGKTIEDEELAMRAIKKIEDESHTTGLTDRITQLLKEEKANREENKHE, from the coding sequence ATGCCAACCTATTTTGAAGCAAAACAGCTGGTCACGCCCGGAGAATTCTTGGCGGAAGGCGAATACCAGACTGGGGAAAACACGTATCTTGAGGCAGGAAAAATATACGCCTCGCGAATCGGACTCGTAGACTTAGACAACAAAAAAGTGAATGTCGTTGCCCTGCGCTCTTTTTATGTTCCTAAAGTGGGCGACATAATTATAGGATCAGTCAAAGAAGTCGGATTCAACGGCTGGACCATCGACATAAAAGCTCCCTACGACGCGCTTCTACGCGCTTCTGATGTGCTCAGTCGACCGTTTAAACCCCAAAACGATGAACTTTGCCAGTTCCTTGACCAAGGCGACTTAATTGTCGCAAAAATTGCATCCTACGACCGAGCCCACGACCCACAACTCACTGTAGGTGAACCTGGGTTAGGGAAAATCACTCGGGGTCAACTTATGCATGTAACCCCCACCAAAATTCCGCGGGTTATCGGCAGAAAAGGCTCCATGATTTCCATGATAAAGCAGGAAACCAACTGTCAAATCATTTTGGGCTTAAATGGCGTAATTTTGGTCACTGGAAAGACCATTGAAGATGAAGAGCTCGCCATGAGAGCAATTAAGAAAATCGAGGATGAATCCCACACAACTGGTTTGACTGACCGAATCACCCAGCTGCTTAAAGAAGAGAAAGCTAATCGGGAGGAAAACAAACATGAGTGA
- the rrp41 gene encoding exosome complex exonuclease Rrp41 has translation MSEKHEKLIDKKGIRLDGRKADELRSLKLEVGVIPNADGSAYIEHGKNKILVGVFGPREVHPKHLSRPDRMVLKCRYHMAPFSVQERKSPAPSRREVELSKVIRESLEPALFLELYPRTGIDVFVEVLQADGGTRCASITAAALALADSGIPMRDLVVACAAGKVEDTVVLDLYDAEDKLGSADVPVAYMPNLNAVTLLQMDGILSPDEFEKAVNMAMDGCKHIYALQKEALKNKYMKIKDENKEEAEE, from the coding sequence ATGAGTGAAAAACACGAAAAACTAATCGACAAAAAAGGTATCCGCCTCGACGGTCGAAAAGCTGACGAATTGAGGTCGCTGAAACTTGAAGTTGGCGTCATACCCAATGCTGACGGCTCAGCATACATTGAGCACGGAAAAAACAAGATTTTAGTTGGAGTTTTTGGCCCCCGCGAAGTCCATCCTAAACATTTGTCGCGTCCTGACCGAATGGTCCTAAAATGCCGATATCACATGGCTCCTTTCAGTGTTCAGGAGCGGAAATCTCCAGCACCCTCACGTCGGGAAGTTGAACTTAGCAAAGTTATCCGTGAATCTTTGGAACCCGCCTTGTTTCTGGAACTTTACCCCCGCACAGGCATAGACGTGTTCGTGGAGGTTTTGCAGGCTGACGGCGGAACCCGTTGTGCTAGCATCACCGCTGCGGCACTTGCACTTGCAGACTCGGGAATTCCGATGCGTGACTTGGTGGTTGCGTGTGCTGCAGGTAAAGTGGAAGACACCGTTGTTTTGGACCTCTACGACGCTGAGGACAAATTAGGTTCAGCAGATGTTCCAGTGGCGTACATGCCCAATCTTAACGCGGTCACTTTGTTGCAGATGGATGGCATTTTGTCCCCTGACGAATTTGAAAAAGCCGTAAATATGGCTATGGACGGCTGCAAGCATATTTATGCTTTGCAGAAAGAAGCCTTAAAGAACAAGTACATGAAAATCAAAGACGAAAACAAAGAGGAGGCCGAAGAGTAA
- the rrp42 gene encoding exosome complex protein Rrp42, whose amino-acid sequence MSSLITKVRQRQISQMIDEAKRVDGRGLTEFREFKVEQGVIEKAEGSARVWLGNSDVLVGVKVETGEPFSDTPNEGVMTVNAELVPLASPTFEPGPPDESSIELARIVDRGIRESKAIDNQKLCIEAGKKVFVVFVDVYVLNHSGNLIDTSALAAMSALLNTKMPNYEVKDGEVTLKQGYTQLPIKSRPITVTVAKINDKLLVDPSLEEEQVMDARITFAVNEEGNICAIQKGLAGYFTPQQIIEASKLAQEKAAELRKKLKW is encoded by the coding sequence ATGTCAAGTCTAATAACCAAAGTCCGACAAAGACAAATCTCACAGATGATTGACGAGGCAAAACGCGTTGATGGCAGAGGGCTCACTGAATTCCGCGAATTCAAAGTTGAACAAGGTGTAATTGAGAAAGCTGAAGGTTCCGCCCGTGTCTGGCTGGGCAACAGCGATGTTCTGGTGGGTGTCAAGGTTGAAACAGGCGAGCCGTTTTCCGATACACCCAACGAAGGTGTAATGACGGTTAACGCGGAACTTGTACCGTTAGCTTCCCCAACGTTTGAGCCTGGACCACCCGATGAAAGCAGCATTGAATTAGCCCGCATAGTTGACCGTGGCATCCGCGAATCTAAAGCTATCGACAATCAAAAACTGTGCATTGAGGCAGGCAAAAAAGTGTTTGTGGTCTTTGTGGACGTTTACGTACTCAACCACAGTGGGAATTTAATTGATACTTCTGCTTTAGCCGCTATGTCTGCTTTGTTGAACACCAAGATGCCCAACTACGAGGTCAAAGACGGTGAAGTTACGCTTAAGCAGGGTTACACACAGTTGCCGATTAAGAGCCGCCCAATCACTGTCACCGTGGCTAAGATCAATGATAAACTGTTGGTGGATCCAAGCTTGGAAGAAGAACAGGTTATGGACGCAAGGATTACTTTTGCCGTTAACGAGGAAGGTAACATTTGTGCCATACAGAAGGGTTTAGCAGGTTACTTTACACCGCAACAGATAATAGAAGCTTCGAAGCTTGCTCAAGAAAAAGCAGCAGAGTTGCGCAAGAAACTTAAGTGGTGA
- a CDS encoding 50S ribosomal protein L37ae: protein MPKTKKVGPTRGFGTRYGSTVRKRYIKVIEGLKKAHRCPQCGFVRVKRKSVGIWQCSKCNFTFTGGAYMPTTKLGTIAKRASKRESDFVAAPAKPAGTSA, encoded by the coding sequence TTGCCTAAAACAAAGAAAGTTGGTCCAACTCGCGGTTTCGGAACACGTTACGGTTCCACCGTTCGCAAGCGATACATCAAAGTCATTGAGGGACTTAAGAAAGCACACAGGTGTCCCCAATGCGGTTTCGTCAGAGTTAAACGCAAGAGTGTCGGCATTTGGCAATGTAGCAAATGTAACTTCACTTTTACCGGTGGAGCGTACATGCCCACAACGAAGCTGGGTACAATTGCGAAACGTGCCTCCAAGCGTGAAAGCGACTTTGTAGCTGCTCCAGCAAAACCCGCTGGAACTAGCGCATAA
- a CDS encoding KEOPS complex subunit Pcc1, with translation MNATAVIHLPFESEKQLKALLDALTPEVHRQIGGRSKTKVVAEAQTLVLEVEAEDTVALRAALNAYLRWINSMANVLDAIALSS, from the coding sequence GTGAATGCTACTGCCGTGATTCATCTTCCTTTTGAATCAGAAAAACAACTGAAAGCCTTGTTGGACGCGTTAACTCCTGAAGTTCATCGACAAATTGGGGGTCGTTCCAAAACCAAAGTGGTAGCAGAAGCACAAACCCTTGTTCTTGAAGTTGAAGCTGAGGACACTGTTGCATTGCGGGCGGCGTTGAATGCCTATTTAAGGTGGATTAACTCAATGGCAAATGTGCTTGACGCGATTGCTTTGAGCTCTTAG
- a CDS encoding ATP-binding protein gives MICAFLGLFVFFMNRKSLLNKLFMLVLFANAYWAFSESMICQAPNLETAVLWNKILSFWPLIVPLMFHASLVFVESDLAKKKVTYLLLYVPALAFSVIDLTTDLISTDPVPQFWGYAGSMSLGSWLSYLDAVWAATLSLLAVFLLVVYYNRVSDTTRRQQTKYVCMGMATAVFLSIITDSFFPLLGINFPGLGSISGAALSIFVVYAILKYDLFTVNPAIAAQTVFSTMHDSLVLADQQGKILSVNKPLLDFFGYTENELIGKSLTEIQFEKDTYAKIHLQLREKDEVENLETKCFTKAGVEKTVILSGSKIKNKSGQDVGFNCIFRDITHQKQMEKQLIEAQKYAAIGELAGMVGHDLRNPLTSMRGAVYYLKAKHNSQLDDKDKLMFETIEKSIDYSNKIINDLLDYSREIKLNPESATPKSLIANTLLLVQNSQNVNIIDSSEDTYMVRVDKTHMVRVFVNLVTNAFDAMPNGGTLTIKSQNLGDKVSLSFEDTGSGMTTETLSKLWIPLFTTKAKGMGFGMAICKRIVEAHGGRIWAKSAVGEGTTINIDLPSCTKSTLQ, from the coding sequence ATGATCTGCGCTTTCTTAGGGTTATTTGTTTTTTTCATGAACCGCAAATCCCTTTTGAATAAGCTTTTCATGCTTGTTCTTTTTGCAAACGCCTACTGGGCATTTTCTGAATCCATGATTTGTCAAGCTCCAAACCTTGAAACCGCCGTTCTATGGAACAAAATTCTCTCCTTTTGGCCTTTAATCGTGCCTTTGATGTTTCATGCTTCGCTGGTTTTTGTAGAAAGCGACTTGGCAAAGAAAAAGGTCACTTACCTGCTTTTGTATGTTCCCGCTTTGGCTTTCTCTGTAATTGATTTGACAACCGACCTTATCTCTACAGATCCAGTACCGCAATTTTGGGGGTACGCGGGGTCTATGAGTCTTGGGTCCTGGCTGAGTTATTTGGATGCGGTTTGGGCAGCCACCCTTTCACTGCTGGCTGTTTTCCTGTTAGTAGTCTACTACAACAGGGTTTCGGACACAACCAGAAGACAGCAAACAAAATATGTCTGCATGGGCATGGCAACTGCAGTTTTTCTTTCGATAATTACAGATTCCTTTTTCCCTCTTCTGGGAATCAACTTTCCCGGGTTAGGCAGCATATCCGGGGCTGCCCTAAGCATCTTTGTTGTCTATGCCATCTTGAAATACGACCTTTTCACTGTAAATCCCGCCATCGCGGCGCAAACCGTTTTCTCCACCATGCATGACTCGTTGGTTTTGGCAGACCAGCAAGGCAAAATTCTAAGTGTCAATAAACCTCTTTTAGACTTTTTTGGCTACACAGAAAACGAGTTAATAGGTAAATCGCTCACCGAGATTCAATTTGAAAAGGACACTTATGCAAAAATTCACCTTCAGCTCCGAGAAAAAGACGAGGTTGAAAACCTTGAAACAAAATGTTTCACCAAGGCGGGTGTTGAGAAAACTGTGATCCTTTCAGGTTCGAAAATTAAGAACAAGAGCGGGCAGGATGTTGGGTTCAACTGCATTTTTCGTGACATCACTCATCAGAAACAGATGGAAAAGCAACTGATTGAGGCACAAAAATACGCTGCCATTGGTGAGTTAGCTGGGATGGTGGGTCATGACCTGCGTAATCCGCTGACTAGCATGCGTGGTGCAGTTTACTACCTGAAGGCTAAGCATAACTCCCAGCTTGATGATAAAGACAAACTTATGTTTGAAACCATCGAGAAAAGCATTGACTACTCCAACAAAATCATAAACGACCTGCTTGACTACTCCCGTGAGATCAAACTTAACCCTGAATCTGCCACCCCAAAATCTCTTATAGCAAACACTTTGCTTCTGGTTCAGAACTCACAGAACGTAAACATCATTGATTCCTCCGAAGACACCTACATGGTGCGGGTGGACAAAACCCACATGGTTAGGGTGTTTGTGAACCTTGTGACTAACGCGTTTGACGCCATGCCCAACGGCGGCACACTTACAATTAAAAGCCAGAATCTGGGCGATAAGGTTTCCTTAAGCTTTGAAGACACTGGCTCGGGAATGACCACCGAGACCCTCAGTAAACTTTGGATTCCGCTTTTCACAACCAAAGCCAAGGGCATGGGATTTGGTATGGCAATTTGCAAACGCATTGTGGAAGCTCACGGCGGCAGAATCTGGGCAAAAAGCGCCGTGGGTGAAGGAACCACAATCAACATAGACCTTCCTTCATGCACAAAATCCACCCTACAATAA